AGCTTGTAGTTTgtttgaaacttttctgcCAGAACTCTGCTGGATAATTTGAGGAATCTCCAACAAAAGAGACGCTGTAAGGTACACACAATCTAAAAGCTCCAAATTAATGTGCATGTGGAAAGGAACCAATCTCTGTTTGTCAATTTGAGAGGCAGGCTGTTGTCTTTGGTTGGATCCCTGACCAAGTAGCTCCTTCTGTTTTTGAGAAGTGCAAATCTCTTGCAAAATCTGCTGACTTTCAGTTAGCAAGCCTGCTCTGAAAGCACACAATCCCAATTGAACTAAAGCTCTATTGAAAAGTACTTGCAATGGAATATCAGAAGTGTGAATGGTAGATTGTAAATGGGACATTAAGAACATGTCTCGTGCCTTGTAATACTGGTCATTGAACGAATAGTAGTAGATTTGACATAACATGGCTTTTTTCCTGAAAATGGAGTTTGTTTGTTTGTATAGCAAAGATGAAAGATGGTTTATAAGTCCATTGCAGTACTCCAGCTCATCGTCTGACTCTTCGAACTTAGGGTAGATCAACGATTGCTTGTTCGTCAGCTTAGACCATCCGACCTTCTCACTGATGATAATCAGCTTGGTAGGCTTGTAATAAAGATTCTCTAATCTCTTTAACACGACCCTAGCTAGCTGTTCACCCTCCTTCTGTGAGTAGGCAGCAGGCTCGATTATGGATTCCAAGTACAATTGGTTGGCTAGGAGTAGTTGATAAACAGTTGACTGGTCCTTTAATCTGTCAACATATTCGGTAGCATGAGGATCTGTCGATTGCAAAGACTTGGTCAGCTCATCATCCAATCTCTCAACCAAAGCTGTCACAGATCCCAAAATGTGTTTGACACCATTCTTATCAGCTTCTGGCTCTTGACCCAATTCGTCTGTTGCGGTAGCCAGCTCTGTGACAACGTACTCATTACGGaccttctccaaaattttcagaagGGCGATAATTTCATTCTTGGCCTTTGTCCATTGGTCGATTGGCATAGATTGGACAAGAGAGGAACTTTCAAATCTCAGTGGAATTAACATCAAATACACCAAAATGGAATGGAAATCGTTTCCCTTTGCATCTTGAACTaactcttccaaagtgGCTATTTGCTCGTCTCTATCTACGTTCTTCTTACCACGAGTTTCTTGAATGGTTCTCAGGGAAGTGATAAGCTCGTCGATAAGAGCCTTGGAAGGCTTGGGAGTATTCTCTTCTGATTGCTCGTCCAACTCTTTCTCAAATGTCTCGGGGTTGGCTCTGTACTGCTCGATTGCAGCGGCGTGTTCTTTAACAAACCTTCTCGTTCTTTGCTTAGTTGTGTTGAAAGCTCTGGAACTATCAGCCTTCAAGGCTTTGATCTCCTCATTACCAATTTCAGAAATAGTGCTGTCCAACTCTGCGATCATGCTGATATACAGTCTTGGGATACCTAAGTTCTGTTGACGAGCCTTGGTTAAAAGCTTATTCAACTTGTCAAACTCAGCTAACAACCCGATCCATTCCTTGACATCTCTTCTGATTTCGATCTTGTCTACGAGACTTCTCATTTCATCTAAAAGTTTAtcctttgaacttttcaccACTTTCTTACCCTCTCCTTCGCTTTCACTGTCCTCATCGCTGTAATTGTTCTTAGCAAAAGAGCTCTTCAAGAAGTAGGAGGGCCCGCGAGCTCTAGCTCCATAATCGTCGTCACTGGAGTCGTCagactcttcttcagtGGCGAACACTGAATCACTACTTTCGTCATTGTCTTGCTCTGCCTCTTGCTCATCAGCACTGGAATTGATGAGCTCCTCTTCGGAAGTTGACAAGAGCTCTTCGTCCGATGACGATAGATCCGAGTCTGAATAACCTGACGCAAAGAAACGGGACATCTCTGTTTAATGTTTGGCTggtggaaaagaaaaaaaaatttgctTACCTCGAGTGAGATCAAATGCTGCGTAAACTTTAGTCTGATTATGTAAGCTGCTAGAATATGAAGTgaagtgaaaaattgaGTTGAAACGGCTGTTTAGCGTTTCAAAAGCTTAGATTATGGAATAAATGGTTCCCCTAACATGCGTGTCATTGTAAAAAGCATACTTTAGCACGTAAAGGTCAGCAAAACGGGAGTTAATCAACTCATCATTTTCCCCACCAACCTCTCTCTATCTAGCGAACGTTCTgaaattatttttttttatctcTTTGAATACTATCCTGGCTGGAATCATCAAACTGCT
This is a stretch of genomic DNA from Komagataella phaffii GS115 chromosome 3, complete sequence. It encodes these proteins:
- a CDS encoding Subunit of the eukaryotic translation initiation factor 3 (eIF3); translation: MSRFFASGYSDSDLSSSDEELLSTSEEELINSSADEQEAEQDNDESSDSVFATEEESDDSSDDDYGARARGPSYFLKSSFAKNNYSDEDSESEGEGKKVVKSSKDKLLDEMRSLVDKIEIRRDVKEWIGLLAEFDKLNKLLTKARQQNLGIPRLYISMIAELDSTISEIGNEEIKALKADSSRAFNTTKQRTRRFVKEHAAAIEQYRANPETFEKELDEQSEENTPKPSKALIDELITSLRTIQETRGKKNVDRDEQIATLEELVQDAKGNDFHSILVYLMLIPLRFESSSLVQSMPIDQWTKAKNEIIALLKILEKVRNEYVVTELATATDELGQEPEADKNGVKHILGSVTALVERLDDELTKSLQSTDPHATEYVDRLKDQSTVYQLLLANQLYLESIIEPAAYSQKEGEQLARVVLKRLENLYYKPTKLIIISEKVGWSKLTNKQSLIYPKFEESDDELEYCNGLINHLSSLLYKQTNSIFRKKAMLCQIYYYSFNDQYYKARDMFLMSHLQSTIHTSDIPLQVLFNRALVQLGLCAFRAGLLTESQQILQEICTSQKQKELLGQGSNQRQQPASQIDKQRLVPFHMHINLELLDCVYLTASLLLEIPQIIQQSSGRKVSNKLQATKSFRRTLDYYNRQVFIGPPESTKDYIMRAASSLQAGKWEQAINFISSINIWSLFNNATGIKEMLYEKFQTEGLRSYIFANIFFYEKLSVKQLASLFKLPEAKVLAVVSKMIYNDEISASLDQFNQSIDLSKDYEFSKLHELALSLADRCQQLAERNERLASGGHQSQSSNVKDQKKIYSK